The Candidatus Binatus sp. genome has a segment encoding these proteins:
- a CDS encoding lambda-exonuclease family protein, which yields MGDSRWMMPRTLWEIKTRRSEEPDRDNLATRRGRKLEAAARAAYEAETAEIMEPHCLSHDHLSWMRASLDGLNFDASLVLEIKCPLSRRDHALALEGQVPRHYYAQLQHQLEVSRARELHYWSFDGRRGALVKVMPDHGYIERLVQAEVEFWRNVTENRWPEPRFKEQDLSSDPNWSDAARRYRRVRQRLDELSDEERELRGRLLGLSDSRRAFGAGVELIRTSRKGAVNYGGIPELEGVDLDRYRKEPVEVVKINILASSG from the coding sequence ATGGGCGACTCGCGGTGGATGATGCCGCGGACATTGTGGGAGATAAAGACCCGCCGAAGCGAAGAACCTGACCGCGACAATCTCGCGACCCGCCGGGGGCGTAAGCTCGAAGCGGCGGCACGGGCGGCTTACGAAGCGGAGACCGCCGAAATCATGGAGCCGCACTGCCTGTCTCACGACCACCTATCGTGGATGCGCGCTTCGTTGGACGGGCTGAACTTCGATGCCTCGCTGGTTCTCGAGATCAAGTGCCCGCTGAGCCGGCGCGATCACGCGCTCGCGCTTGAGGGCCAGGTCCCAAGGCACTACTACGCCCAGTTGCAGCACCAGCTTGAAGTCTCACGTGCCCGAGAACTGCACTACTGGTCATTCGACGGCCGACGCGGAGCGCTGGTCAAGGTCATGCCCGATCACGGGTACATAGAGAGGCTGGTACAGGCCGAAGTCGAGTTCTGGAGAAACGTCACTGAGAACCGGTGGCCGGAGCCTCGATTCAAGGAGCAAGACCTGAGCAGTGATCCGAACTGGTCGGACGCGGCGCGCCGTTACCGACGGGTTCGCCAACGGCTCGATGAACTCTCGGACGAGGAGCGCGAGCTACGCGGAAGATTGCTCGGTCTGAGCGATAGCCGGCGTGCATTTGGTGCCGGCGTTGAACTCATCCGCACGAGCCGAAAGGGCGCAGTCAACTACGGCGGGATTCCGGAACTGGAAGGAGTCGACCTGGATCGATACCGCAAGGAACCGGTCGAAGTCGTCAAGATAAATATTCTTGCGAGCTCCGGATAG
- a CDS encoding HNH endonuclease, translating into MDNALPVNPHKLESLIGATEPVELEVLRPFIRYGSLDQPCEEDRAARIHILDSVRAAVLVRDGGRCRRCHSARNLEIDHIVPICKGGDSEEPNLQTLCRRCNRRKWKKLVPNI; encoded by the coding sequence ATGGACAACGCTCTGCCGGTTAATCCGCACAAGCTCGAGTCCCTGATCGGAGCGACCGAGCCGGTGGAACTCGAGGTGCTTCGGCCATTCATTCGCTACGGCTCTCTCGACCAGCCGTGTGAGGAGGATCGCGCCGCAAGAATTCATATCCTGGACAGCGTGCGCGCGGCGGTGCTGGTACGCGACGGCGGTCGCTGCCGCAGATGTCACAGCGCGAGAAATCTGGAAATCGATCACATCGTCCCCATCTGCAAGGGTGGGGACTCGGAAGAACCCAACCTGCAAACGCTCTGTCGCCGCTGTAACCGGCGCAAATGGAAGAAGCTGGTTCCAAACATCTAA